A DNA window from Gillisia sp. Hel1_33_143 contains the following coding sequences:
- a CDS encoding saccharopine dehydrogenase family protein has product MRKLLVIGAGKSTSVLIAYLLDKSEEENLFLTIGDLDLAQANKLCNDHPRCKAIFLDVFNRESREAAIKEADIVISMLPARFHIEAAKDCIKFKKSLVTASYISNEMKALDEEVKENGLVFMNEIGVDPGIDHMSAMQVIDRIRDKGGKILLFESFTGGLVAPESDTNLWNYKFTWNPRNVVLAGQGGAAEFIQEGKFKYIPYHRLFRRTEFLEVDNYGRFEVYANRNSLDYQDIYGLHDILTLYRGTIRRVGFSRAWNMFVQLGMTDDTYTLKDSENLSYRDFVNSFLPYSPTNTVELKMRHNLKIDQDDIMWDKLLELDLFNDKKKIGIKDATPAQALQKILTDKWSLDKEDKDMIVMYHKFGYELNGQRKQIDATMVLIGEDQTRTAMAKTVGLPVAIAALAILNKKITTPGVQIPIKKEVYKPILEELEAYGVKFRETETEYLGYNPLGEVGN; this is encoded by the coding sequence ATGCGAAAACTATTAGTGATTGGTGCTGGAAAATCTACTTCCGTACTTATAGCTTACCTCCTAGATAAATCTGAAGAAGAAAATTTATTTTTAACTATAGGCGATTTGGATCTTGCCCAAGCTAATAAACTCTGTAATGATCATCCCAGATGTAAAGCTATCTTTTTAGATGTATTTAATAGAGAAAGTAGAGAAGCAGCAATTAAGGAAGCAGATATTGTTATTTCTATGCTACCTGCAAGATTTCATATAGAGGCAGCGAAAGACTGCATCAAATTTAAAAAATCACTTGTTACGGCTTCTTATATAAGTAATGAAATGAAAGCTCTAGACGAGGAAGTGAAAGAAAACGGACTAGTTTTTATGAATGAGATCGGAGTAGATCCGGGAATTGATCATATGAGTGCCATGCAGGTTATAGATAGAATTAGAGATAAAGGTGGCAAGATCTTACTTTTTGAATCTTTTACCGGTGGATTAGTAGCCCCGGAGAGTGACACCAATCTTTGGAACTATAAATTTACTTGGAATCCGCGAAATGTTGTGCTGGCAGGGCAAGGTGGAGCTGCGGAATTTATTCAAGAAGGAAAGTTCAAGTACATTCCTTATCATAGATTATTTAGACGAACAGAATTTTTGGAAGTGGATAATTATGGAAGATTTGAGGTTTATGCCAACAGAAATTCCTTAGACTATCAGGATATCTACGGACTTCATGATATTCTAACCCTATATAGAGGCACCATAAGAAGAGTTGGTTTTAGTAGAGCCTGGAATATGTTCGTACAATTGGGTATGACAGATGATACCTATACGTTAAAAGACTCGGAAAACCTATCATACCGCGACTTTGTAAATTCATTCCTACCCTACTCCCCTACCAACACGGTAGAACTTAAAATGCGTCATAATCTTAAAATAGATCAGGATGATATTATGTGGGATAAACTTTTAGAGCTAGATCTTTTTAATGATAAAAAGAAGATCGGTATTAAAGATGCTACTCCCGCACAAGCGCTTCAGAAAATATTAACAGACAAATGGAGCTTAGATAAAGAGGATAAAGATATGATAGTAATGTATCATAAATTTGGATATGAACTTAATGGACAGCGAAAACAGATAGATGCTACCATGGTTCTTATTGGTGAAGATCAAACCAGAACAGCTATGGCAAAAACTGTAGGTTTGCCTGTAGCGATAGCCGCCTTAGCAATTCTGAATAAAAAAATCACTACCCCAGGAGTTCAAATTCCTATTAAGAAAGAGGTTTACAAACCAATTTTAGAAGAATTAGAAGCTTATGGTGTTAAATTTAGAGAAACTGAAACTGAGTATCTAGGATACAATCCTCTTGGCGAAGTAGGTAATTAA
- the frr gene encoding ribosome recycling factor produces the protein MNEELDFIFDSTQENMHNAIKHLEKQLLNIRAGKASPAMLGSVMVEYYGSMTPLQQVANVNTPDARTITVQPFERKAIPDIEKAIMVANLGFNPMNNGESVIISVPPLTEERRRELVKQAKAETEDAKIGIRNDRKVANNDIKKLDVSDDAKKIAEDNIQELTDKHIKKTESIFENKEKEIMTI, from the coding sequence ATGAACGAAGAATTAGATTTTATATTTGACAGTACCCAAGAAAATATGCATAATGCTATTAAACACTTGGAAAAACAACTCTTAAATATTAGAGCAGGAAAAGCAAGTCCTGCGATGCTTGGAAGTGTAATGGTAGAATATTATGGAAGTATGACCCCGCTACAACAAGTGGCTAATGTGAACACTCCAGATGCCAGAACAATTACAGTTCAGCCTTTTGAAAGAAAAGCTATTCCAGACATAGAAAAAGCCATCATGGTAGCAAACCTTGGCTTTAACCCTATGAACAATGGAGAAAGTGTTATTATTAGTGTTCCCCCATTAACGGAAGAACGCAGACGCGAACTTGTAAAACAAGCAAAAGCAGAGACTGAAGATGCGAAAATTGGAATTAGAAATGATCGTAAGGTTGCTAATAATGACATTAAAAAATTAGATGTTTCTGATGATGCTAAAAAAATTGCTGAAGACAACATTCAGGAATTAACAGATAAGCATATAAAAAAGACAGAATCTATCTTTGAAAATAAAGAAAAAGAAATAATGACCATTTAA
- a CDS encoding DUF423 domain-containing protein, producing MERRFYIAGFLIGVVGVILGAFATHGLKPLISPDAMATFETGTKYQIYHALLLIILGGISGLKPKVGKWVFFLIIIGVLFFSGSIYLLATNSLTSFNFKAIALLTPLGGSLLILSWLILLWSFITLKKK from the coding sequence ATGGAAAGAAGATTTTATATAGCAGGATTTTTGATTGGAGTAGTGGGAGTAATTTTAGGTGCATTTGCTACGCATGGATTAAAGCCTCTTATTTCTCCAGATGCTATGGCTACTTTTGAGACTGGAACAAAATATCAGATCTATCACGCTTTGTTATTAATAATATTAGGTGGTATTTCTGGTTTGAAACCAAAAGTGGGTAAATGGGTATTCTTTCTAATAATAATAGGAGTACTATTCTTCTCCGGATCTATCTATCTGCTTGCCACTAACAGCTTAACTTCCTTTAATTTTAAGGCAATAGCATTGCTAACACCGCTGGGAGGTAGTTTATTAATATTGTCTTGGCTTATACTATTATGGTCTTTTATAACGTTAAAAAAGAAATAA
- the pyrH gene encoding UMP kinase codes for MQYNRILLKLSGEALMGNRQYGIDPERLAEYAQEIKAVVDRGIEVAIVIGGGNIFRGVAGASKGMDRVQADHMGMLATVINGLALQSALEDAEIQTRLQSAVKINEVAEPFIRRKAMRHLEKGRVVIFGGGTGNPYFTTDSAAVLRAIEIHADVILKGTRVDGIYTADPEKDKAATKFDFITFDDVLKKGLKVMDTTAFTLSQENELPIIVFDMNTPGNLLKVVTGERIGTKVNL; via the coding sequence ATGCAATACAATAGAATTCTTCTAAAATTATCAGGCGAAGCTTTAATGGGAAACAGACAGTACGGGATAGATCCGGAACGTCTGGCAGAATATGCTCAAGAGATTAAAGCCGTAGTAGATAGAGGTATAGAAGTAGCCATAGTTATTGGTGGAGGAAATATCTTTAGAGGTGTTGCCGGAGCTAGTAAAGGGATGGATAGAGTACAGGCAGACCATATGGGAATGCTAGCCACTGTAATTAACGGGTTGGCATTACAAAGTGCTTTGGAAGATGCAGAAATACAAACCAGATTACAATCTGCTGTAAAGATCAATGAGGTTGCAGAGCCTTTCATCAGAAGAAAAGCAATGCGCCATCTTGAAAAAGGTAGAGTTGTAATTTTTGGAGGAGGAACAGGGAATCCATATTTCACTACAGATTCTGCAGCGGTTCTTAGAGCTATTGAAATACATGCTGATGTTATTTTAAAAGGAACCCGTGTTGATGGAATATACACGGCAGACCCTGAAAAAGATAAGGCTGCAACAAAATTTGATTTTATTACTTTTGACGATGTTCTTAAAAAAGGATTAAAAGTAATGGATACTACTGCTTTTACCTTAAGCCAAGAAAATGAATTACCTATAATTGTATTTGATATGAATACACCAGGAAACCTTTTAAAGGTTGTTACTGGAGAAAGAATAGGAACCAAAGTAAATTTATAA
- a CDS encoding zinc metallopeptidase — protein sequence MIGYYIIAGLLFLVSMYVSNKLKSKFKKYSKVHLQNGMSGKEIAEKMLRDNNINDVKVISTPGMLSDHYNPQKKTVNLSEGVYSQRNAAAAAVAAHECGHAVQHAQAYSWLQMRSKLVPMVSVATKMSQWVIMGGLVLMATTALGSTVLLVGIVLFGLGTLFSFITLPVEYDASKRALVWLETENMLTSQEHEAAEDSLKWAARTYVVAAIGSLATLLYFVNIYLGRR from the coding sequence ATGATTGGATATTATATAATTGCAGGGCTCTTATTTTTAGTGAGCATGTATGTAAGCAATAAGCTTAAAAGCAAATTTAAAAAATATTCTAAGGTTCATCTTCAAAATGGAATGAGCGGTAAGGAGATTGCGGAAAAGATGTTGAGAGATAATAATATTAATGATGTGAAAGTAATTTCTACTCCTGGAATGCTATCAGACCATTATAATCCTCAGAAGAAAACAGTAAATCTGAGTGAGGGTGTTTATTCTCAAAGAAATGCCGCCGCTGCTGCAGTTGCTGCTCATGAATGTGGGCATGCGGTGCAACATGCGCAGGCTTATAGCTGGTTACAGATGAGAAGTAAATTGGTACCTATGGTGAGTGTGGCTACAAAAATGTCTCAATGGGTAATCATGGGGGGGCTGGTATTGATGGCGACCACTGCTTTGGGGAGTACTGTACTTTTAGTAGGAATCGTACTTTTTGGTCTAGGAACCTTATTTAGTTTTATAACGTTACCTGTAGAATATGACGCAAGTAAAAGAGCTTTAGTTTGGTTGGAAACAGAAAACATGTTAACTTCACAAGAGCACGAAGCTGCAGAAGATTCTTTAAAATGGGCAGCAAGAACTTATGTAGTAGCGGCAATAGGATCTTTAGCAACCTTATTATATTTTGTAAATATTTACTTGGGAAGAAGATAG
- a CDS encoding DUF5686 and carboxypeptidase-like regulatory domain-containing protein, whose amino-acid sequence MRIFIILVLFIISSPSLFAQQLISGIVTDAKTKDPLAFANVSSSESNGTLTNINGSFTLTLGVTDSILKVSYIGYQTRSIDLSKDKKEFQIELAPKAQILETVLISSKENPANKIIQKAIQNKKLNDPTKVLDSYKYKSYNKFLIDNLDQSVKVETDSSNIAINEVVNVGRAYLSEKVSSHVFSKSLDPREIVEGIKTAGFRDPVYDVLALKVEPLSLYGENYTIYKTDYAAPLDNHEAFENYNYKILDTLTNQERPAYLIYFKPKRERVVAGLEGVLYIDTTSYAIQKATAQLAGSVKLKIVHEYNYYENKDLWFPSSQLVTIQPGSGEKDISVFGGSISLGSVQQKKSILNSVLGSGTPQEGLYLESKTINYDLEFNVPVNVKNSDASILVLENAGEHSVNYWAANRKLPFTFKDELTAMKVDSIIQFNNIERKIEVKKGISNGYYPVGLWDFSLKRFIKYNNLQGFRLGVGGKTNNKFSERFSLNGFFIYGTKDGNVKFNAGAGLVLDKNSGTELSFNYTDDLNEVASFSYLRGTEAFYLLQPRYGNINEFYRYKKFQINLQHPFSPRFRSEVELSTARINPIIDYTYSSGGDYFEDYQIAEAKLGFSWKPFSNYVSTPEKVQEVRTGYPQFTAQIDKGFSKFLEGDFDYIKFGFKMDYKIFRLDQSISEIILEGNYINGNFPITHAFNAYPNNPNKEEIISRVSIAGKMAFETMYFTEFYSDRQISLHLRHQLRPINITDKIQPELVFVSSHALGDFKDQSAHKNIQFNTLNKGYSESGIEINQIFAGFGLSFAYRYGAYHLPTFKENFSFKATFILKI is encoded by the coding sequence ATGCGAATATTTATAATTCTAGTCTTGTTTATTATTTCATCTCCATCACTTTTTGCACAGCAACTCATATCCGGAATCGTAACTGATGCTAAGACCAAAGACCCTTTAGCTTTTGCTAATGTAAGCTCATCAGAAAGTAACGGCACACTCACCAATATAAATGGAAGTTTTACACTAACCTTAGGTGTTACAGACTCTATTCTAAAAGTATCCTATATTGGTTATCAAACCAGATCTATAGATCTTTCAAAAGATAAAAAGGAATTTCAAATTGAACTAGCTCCAAAAGCTCAAATACTAGAAACGGTACTGATCTCTTCTAAGGAAAACCCTGCCAATAAGATCATTCAAAAGGCAATTCAGAATAAAAAACTTAATGACCCCACAAAAGTTCTAGATTCCTATAAGTACAAGAGTTACAATAAATTTTTAATAGACAATTTAGATCAATCGGTAAAGGTAGAAACAGATAGCAGCAATATTGCAATAAATGAAGTGGTGAACGTTGGCCGTGCATATCTATCAGAAAAAGTTTCTTCTCATGTATTTAGTAAGTCTTTAGATCCACGAGAAATTGTAGAAGGTATTAAAACCGCTGGCTTTCGTGATCCGGTATATGATGTTCTTGCTCTTAAAGTGGAGCCCCTTTCTCTCTATGGAGAAAATTATACCATCTATAAAACAGATTATGCTGCTCCTTTAGATAATCACGAAGCTTTCGAAAACTATAATTATAAGATATTAGACACCCTCACAAATCAAGAGAGGCCTGCTTATCTTATATATTTCAAGCCAAAAAGAGAACGGGTAGTTGCAGGTTTGGAAGGTGTATTATATATAGATACTACAAGTTACGCTATTCAAAAAGCAACAGCACAACTTGCAGGTTCTGTAAAATTAAAGATCGTTCATGAGTACAACTATTATGAAAATAAAGATCTATGGTTTCCTAGCAGCCAACTTGTAACTATACAACCCGGAAGTGGAGAAAAAGATATTTCTGTTTTTGGAGGAAGCATTTCTTTAGGATCTGTGCAACAAAAAAAATCTATTCTTAACTCTGTATTGGGCTCTGGCACACCACAAGAAGGCCTTTACTTAGAGTCCAAAACAATTAATTACGATTTAGAATTTAATGTTCCTGTAAATGTTAAAAATTCTGATGCCTCCATTCTAGTTTTGGAAAATGCCGGAGAGCATTCTGTGAATTATTGGGCTGCCAATAGAAAACTGCCCTTTACTTTTAAAGATGAGCTTACTGCAATGAAAGTAGATAGCATTATTCAATTTAATAATATAGAGCGAAAGATAGAAGTTAAGAAAGGTATTTCTAATGGATACTATCCGGTAGGGCTTTGGGATTTCTCTTTAAAAAGATTCATAAAATATAATAATCTCCAAGGGTTTAGACTAGGCGTAGGAGGTAAAACAAATAACAAATTTTCTGAAAGATTCAGTTTGAACGGATTTTTCATCTACGGAACCAAAGATGGGAATGTAAAATTTAATGCAGGAGCTGGATTGGTATTAGATAAAAATAGTGGCACAGAATTAAGCTTTAATTATACAGATGACCTTAATGAAGTAGCTAGTTTTAGTTACCTACGTGGCACAGAAGCATTCTATTTGCTTCAGCCCAGATACGGTAATATTAATGAATTCTATAGGTACAAGAAGTTTCAAATTAACTTACAACATCCATTTTCGCCTAGATTTAGGTCTGAAGTAGAATTATCTACAGCGCGTATTAACCCTATCATTGATTATACTTATTCTTCTGGAGGAGATTATTTTGAAGATTATCAAATTGCCGAAGCCAAATTAGGCTTTTCATGGAAACCTTTCAGCAATTACGTAAGCACCCCAGAGAAAGTTCAAGAAGTTCGCACAGGATATCCACAATTTACTGCACAAATTGACAAAGGATTTTCAAAATTCTTAGAAGGTGATTTTGATTATATTAAATTCGGTTTTAAGATGGATTATAAGATCTTCCGTTTAGACCAGAGTATTTCTGAGATCATTTTAGAAGGAAATTATATAAATGGAAATTTTCCAATTACCCATGCCTTTAATGCCTACCCTAATAATCCAAATAAAGAAGAAATAATTAGTAGAGTTTCTATCGCTGGTAAAATGGCTTTTGAAACTATGTATTTTACAGAATTTTATAGCGACAGGCAGATCAGTCTTCACTTGAGACATCAATTAAGACCCATTAATATTACAGATAAAATACAACCAGAACTTGTTTTTGTTTCTAGCCATGCCTTAGGAGATTTTAAGGATCAATCTGCACATAAGAACATACAATTCAACACCTTAAACAAAGGCTATTCAGAAAGCGGAATAGAGATCAACCAAATCTTTGCAGGTTTTGGTCTTAGTTTTGCCTATAGATATGGAGCATACCATTTGCCGACCTTTAAAGAGAACTTTTCTTTTAAAGCTACCTTCATTTTAAAAATCTGA
- the pckA gene encoding phosphoenolpyruvate carboxykinase (ATP), protein MLANKQITKSISLDNYGIKGATVHYQLSPEELHDITIEKKQGVEASSGALAVNTGEFTGRSPKDRYLVKDDETKDRVWWGDINIPFDPEKFDSLYKKVVDYLSEKELFVRDSYACADDKYKLNIRVINEYPWSNLFAYNMFLRPDDNELQGFNEDWIIVNAPGFKADPEVDGTRQANFSILNFTKKIALIGGSGYTGEIKKGIFSALNFVLPVHHNTLPMHCSANIGKDDDTAIFFGLSGTGKTTLSADPKRRLIGDDEHGWTKENTIFNFEGGCYAKVIHLSEENEPDIFHAIKPGAILENVVLDKNGDVDFDDTSITPNTRVSYPINHIKNIAQPSVGKNPKNIFFLTADAFGVLPPISKLNPAQAAYHFISGYTAKVAGTEAGVNEPQPNFSACFGAPFMPLHPTAYGEMLSKKMKDANVNVWLVNTGWSGGAYGTGSRMKLKYTRAMIDAALEGKLEKVDYTTHPIFGLEMPVECDNVPSEILNPRQTWADKDAYDAKALELANSFKKNFTKFEENANQEILSGGPMV, encoded by the coding sequence ATGTTGGCAAATAAACAAATTACGAAATCGATTTCGTTGGATAATTATGGGATTAAAGGTGCAACCGTGCACTATCAACTCTCCCCGGAAGAACTTCATGATATTACTATAGAGAAGAAACAAGGGGTAGAAGCTAGTTCTGGAGCTTTAGCTGTTAACACAGGTGAGTTTACAGGACGTTCTCCTAAAGACCGTTATTTGGTAAAGGATGATGAAACTAAAGACAGAGTTTGGTGGGGAGACATAAATATTCCTTTTGACCCAGAAAAATTTGACTCTTTATATAAGAAAGTTGTAGACTATCTTTCTGAAAAAGAATTGTTCGTACGTGATTCTTATGCATGTGCAGATGATAAATATAAACTGAACATTAGAGTGATCAATGAGTATCCTTGGTCTAATCTATTTGCATATAACATGTTCTTAAGACCAGACGATAATGAATTGCAAGGTTTTAATGAAGATTGGATTATTGTTAATGCTCCAGGATTTAAAGCAGATCCAGAGGTAGACGGAACGCGTCAAGCAAATTTTTCGATTTTAAATTTCACCAAAAAGATAGCACTTATTGGTGGAAGCGGATATACAGGAGAAATTAAAAAAGGTATATTCTCTGCTTTAAACTTTGTACTTCCTGTACATCATAACACATTACCTATGCACTGTTCTGCAAATATAGGTAAGGATGATGATACTGCTATTTTCTTTGGACTATCCGGAACCGGAAAAACCACACTTTCTGCAGATCCAAAACGTAGATTGATAGGAGATGATGAGCATGGATGGACTAAAGAGAATACTATCTTCAATTTTGAAGGTGGTTGTTATGCCAAAGTAATTCATCTTTCAGAAGAGAACGAGCCAGATATCTTTCATGCTATTAAGCCGGGTGCAATCTTGGAAAATGTGGTTTTAGATAAAAATGGCGATGTGGATTTTGATGATACTTCTATAACTCCTAATACGAGAGTTAGTTATCCAATAAATCATATAAAGAATATAGCACAACCATCAGTAGGTAAAAATCCGAAGAATATCTTCTTTCTTACTGCAGATGCTTTTGGAGTATTGCCTCCAATCAGTAAATTGAACCCTGCACAAGCGGCTTATCATTTTATTAGTGGTTATACAGCAAAAGTTGCAGGAACTGAGGCTGGGGTTAATGAGCCTCAACCAAATTTCTCAGCTTGTTTTGGTGCACCTTTCATGCCTTTACATCCAACCGCGTATGGGGAGATGTTGAGTAAGAAAATGAAAGATGCCAATGTAAATGTATGGCTAGTAAACACTGGTTGGTCTGGTGGAGCATACGGTACAGGAAGTAGAATGAAGTTGAAATATACAAGAGCGATGATTGATGCTGCTCTTGAGGGGAAGTTGGAAAAGGTTGATTATACAACCCATCCAATATTTGGTTTAGAGATGCCGGTAGAATGTGATAATGTTCCATCTGAAATCTTGAACCCAAGACAGACCTGGGCAGATAAAGATGCGTATGATGCAAAAGCATTAGAGCTTGCAAATTCTTTTAAGAAGAACTTTACAAAATTTGAAGAGAACGCAAACCAGGAAATTCTTTCTGGAGGACCGATGGTGTAA
- a CDS encoding efflux RND transporter permease subunit: protein MSKIFSFGFWNSIARVILRNRVTIIIITLCLTAFLATQWKNMRFSYTEANLLPDDDEINLEYNNFLDTFGEEGNLIVIAVKDSTLFTPEKFKAWNNLTETLSSYSEIDHVISLGTLQKLEKFDNPKRFEMVPFIEQKDWDSTDVAGYKDELLNKLPFYKNLVYSGNKKTVQTALYLNEDIVNSKQRKIFVIEDLKPLIDKFQEDADMKVYVSGMPYIRTLNSQNIIDEIGLFIGAALLVTSLIFFFFFRSIRATVISMITVLIGVMWAFGIIGLLHYEITVLTALIPPLIIVIGIPNCIFLINKYQQEVKNHGNQAKSLQRVISKVGNATLLTNLTTASGFATFILTDSTLLKEFGIVASINIVALFILSLVIIPIIYSYMPLPKDKHLKHLNKQWIGGFVDWIERMVRHHRIAIYISSVCLLVISIIGIYTIKISGSLLEDMPQKADFFTDIRFFEEEFDGIMPLEILIDTKRPKGALKLSTLKKMETLETAIEEVPQLSQPLSVVRLAKYSKQAYYNGNPKYYQLPTSQERNFIAPYLKGFSTEGNLMSSYVDTTGRYARITTFMKDIGTDEMDRIEAELWPKINKIFPEEQYKVSMTGKALIFQKGTTYLVKNLVISLTLAIILIALLMAWMFRSFRMILISVIPNLLPLIVTAGMMGFLGVPIKPSTILVFSIAFGISVDDTIHFLAKYRQELKANNWKIKRSVYAALKETGVSMFYTSIVLFFGFSVFMISSFGGTVALGGLVSATLLFAMLSNLLLLPSLLLSLEKSIANKETLKEPAIQIITEEDDILDDTNS, encoded by the coding sequence ATGTCAAAAATTTTTAGTTTTGGATTTTGGAATTCCATTGCTCGAGTAATTCTTCGAAACAGGGTTACAATTATTATAATTACGCTTTGTCTTACCGCTTTTTTGGCTACTCAATGGAAGAACATGCGCTTTTCCTATACGGAAGCCAATCTTTTACCAGATGATGATGAGATCAATCTAGAATATAACAATTTCCTAGACACCTTTGGGGAAGAGGGAAATTTGATTGTGATTGCCGTAAAAGATTCTACGCTTTTCACTCCAGAAAAATTTAAGGCATGGAATAACCTAACCGAAACCTTAAGTTCCTATTCTGAAATAGACCATGTGATCTCTTTAGGGACTTTGCAAAAGTTGGAGAAATTTGATAATCCCAAGCGCTTTGAAATGGTTCCATTCATTGAGCAAAAAGATTGGGACAGTACAGATGTAGCCGGTTATAAAGATGAATTACTTAATAAACTTCCCTTCTATAAAAATCTAGTCTACAGTGGTAATAAGAAAACAGTGCAAACTGCCCTTTATCTAAATGAAGATATTGTAAATTCTAAACAGCGAAAGATCTTTGTAATAGAAGATCTAAAACCTTTAATAGACAAGTTTCAGGAGGATGCAGACATGAAAGTATATGTCTCAGGAATGCCCTATATCCGCACTCTAAACTCTCAAAATATTATAGATGAGATTGGATTGTTTATTGGAGCTGCACTTTTGGTAACCTCTTTAATCTTCTTCTTTTTCTTTAGATCTATAAGAGCTACTGTTATTTCTATGATCACGGTTTTAATTGGCGTAATGTGGGCATTCGGGATCATAGGCCTTTTACATTATGAAATTACTGTACTTACGGCGCTTATACCTCCATTAATCATTGTTATTGGAATACCAAATTGTATTTTCCTAATCAACAAATATCAGCAGGAAGTAAAAAATCATGGAAATCAGGCTAAGTCCTTACAACGGGTAATTTCAAAAGTGGGGAATGCTACCTTACTAACTAACTTAACAACCGCCTCCGGATTTGCAACTTTCATCTTAACAGATAGTACGCTACTAAAAGAATTTGGAATAGTTGCATCTATAAACATCGTAGCCCTTTTTATTCTTAGCTTAGTGATAATACCTATTATCTATAGTTACATGCCTCTGCCTAAAGACAAACATCTTAAACATTTAAACAAGCAGTGGATTGGTGGGTTTGTAGACTGGATAGAAAGAATGGTAAGGCATCATCGTATTGCCATCTACATTTCTTCTGTATGTTTATTGGTAATAAGCATAATAGGTATATACACCATCAAGATCTCCGGTAGTTTACTAGAAGACATGCCTCAAAAAGCAGATTTCTTTACTGACATTAGATTCTTTGAAGAAGAATTTGATGGAATTATGCCTTTGGAAATATTAATAGACACTAAAAGACCAAAAGGAGCTTTAAAACTTTCTACTTTAAAGAAAATGGAAACTTTGGAAACTGCTATAGAAGAGGTTCCACAATTATCGCAACCATTGTCTGTAGTAAGATTAGCCAAATATTCTAAACAAGCTTATTATAATGGTAATCCAAAATATTACCAATTACCTACCTCCCAGGAAAGAAATTTTATCGCTCCTTATTTAAAAGGATTTTCTACGGAAGGTAATCTCATGTCATCTTATGTAGATACTACCGGAAGATACGCAAGGATCACTACGTTTATGAAAGATATTGGTACAGATGAAATGGACAGAATTGAAGCAGAACTCTGGCCAAAAATCAATAAGATATTTCCTGAAGAACAATATAAGGTGAGCATGACTGGGAAGGCATTGATCTTTCAAAAAGGTACTACCTATCTGGTTAAAAATCTTGTGATCTCACTTACATTAGCAATTATTTTAATAGCTTTATTAATGGCTTGGATGTTCAGATCTTTTAGAATGATCTTGATCTCTGTAATACCCAATTTACTTCCATTAATAGTAACTGCCGGGATGATGGGATTTTTAGGAGTACCTATTAAACCTTCCACAATTTTAGTATTTAGCATTGCCTTCGGAATTTCTGTAGATGATACAATTCACTTCTTAGCAAAATACAGACAGGAGTTAAAAGCTAATAATTGGAAGATTAAAAGATCTGTGTATGCAGCTTTAAAAGAAACAGGAGTAAGTATGTTCTATACCTCCATTGTTCTTTTCTTCGGATTTTCAGTTTTTATGATCAGTAGCTTTGGTGGAACGGTAGCTTTAGGAGGATTAGTTTCTGCCACACTTCTATTTGCTATGCTCTCAAACCTATTACTTTTACCTTCTTTATTACTATCACTAGAAAAAAGTATTGCTAATAAAGAGACCTTAAAGGAGCCGGCTATTCAAATTATAACTGAAGAAGACGATATTTTAGACGACACTAATTCATAA
- a CDS encoding Lrp/AsnC ligand binding domain-containing protein: MKIVDEKVSIDGIDKTILNYLMEDARKPILEIARKIGISGAAIHQRLRKLENAGLIEGSKLMINPRILGYTTLAFVGVYLDKAVSNPQAVKRLSEIPEVIECHYTTGNWSIFLKILCKDNEHLMNVLNKNIQAIDGVSRTETFISLNQQIQRQIKV, translated from the coding sequence ATGAAAATAGTAGACGAAAAAGTAAGTATTGACGGTATAGATAAGACCATCCTTAATTATTTAATGGAGGATGCCAGAAAACCAATTCTTGAAATTGCAAGAAAAATAGGAATTAGCGGCGCTGCTATTCATCAACGTTTGCGAAAATTAGAAAATGCAGGGCTTATTGAAGGCTCCAAATTAATGATCAACCCAAGAATTCTAGGCTATACCACATTAGCTTTTGTGGGTGTTTATCTAGACAAAGCCGTTAGTAACCCCCAAGCGGTAAAAAGGCTTAGCGAAATTCCGGAGGTAATAGAATGCCACTATACCACTGGTAACTGGTCTATTTTTTTAAAGATCTTATGTAAAGATAATGAACACTTAATGAATGTTCTTAATAAGAATATCCAAGCTATAGATGGGGTTTCCAGAACTGAGACTTTTATCTCATTAAATCAGCAAATACAAAGACAAATTAAAGTTTAA